One window of Corvus moneduloides isolate bCorMon1 chromosome 13, bCorMon1.pri, whole genome shotgun sequence genomic DNA carries:
- the LYSMD2 gene encoding lysM and putative peptidoglycan-binding domain-containing protein 2 has product MAEALRQEPPGGPESEAELSQRLARTKARSYGSTASVAAPLAERYVEHRLSAGDTLQGIALKYGVTMEQIKRANKLFTNDCIFLRKTLNIPVISEKPLLFNGLNSLESPENETVDSSPSCDEGLVAVQEESSSSPSPQEPDNQPTAPEELSAKDFLQRLDLQIKLSKQAARKLKDDNVRDEEDEEGPYATSSYHQ; this is encoded by the exons ATGGCCGAGGCGCTGCGCCAGGAGCCGCCGGGCGGGCCCGAGTCGGAGGCCGAGCTGTCGCAGCGGCTCGCCCGCACCAAGGCCCGCTCGTACGGCAGCACGGCGAGCGTGGCCGCGCCGCTGGCCGAGCGCTACGTGGAGCACCGGCTGAGCGCCGGGGACACGCTGCAGGGCATCGCCCTCAAGTACGGCGTCACG ATGGAACAAATAAAGAGGGCAAATAAACTGTTCACTAATGACTGTATATTTCTGCGGAAAACCCTGAATATTCCTGTTATATCAGAGAAACCATTGCTGTTCAATGGACTTAATTCACTGGAGTCTCCTGAGAACGAAACTGTTGACAGCTCCCCTTCTTGTGATGAAGGACTAGTGGCAGTTCAGGAAGAAAGTAGTTCTTCCCCCAGTCCTCAAGAGCCTGACAATCAGCCCACTGCACCAGAAGAATTATCTGCCAAAGATTTCCTACAGAGACTGGACTTGCAGATTAAGTTATCCAAACAAGCAGCCAGAAAACTAAAAGATGACAATGTCAG